TctctatattttatgaaataattgacttactataaatataaaaatacatcACTTAAACATTTCGTTTGGAGAATGGCAGCATTACAATCTGGCAAGCATATGGGCATGCCTCATCTTTGCATAGAGAAAATAGAAACCAACTGAAATGGAGATGGTTGTGGTTTGGTTGCAGGACCCAAAATGAAAACACTAGACAAAGGCATCTCCCTACCACGTGATTCAGCAGAACCATCACTACTTATTTGTAGTTAGgttgatttttttatcataaCTCAGACCCCACTTTCTTAAATTTATGGACCAACAACTTCCCCATCACCTCGTGGGATAAGGATTTCTCATTACTCCTACTTATAACCATAACCCACCAAACTAATTCCACTTCTGCTGCCTTATACGGACATCTCATGTTTCATTTCTCTTGctgtgtcttttttttttttttttttttatttttttatttggtatCTAAAATCCATTTATTCCACTAATTGAACTCTTGTTTCCATCTTATCTTACTTTTCCGGTTGCTTTTGATTGCTGGCTAAGCATAAGCATACGCATAGGCGTCCAAATTCCAATTAGGAAAAAGTATTAATAACAGTCGGGCTTTTCAATGTTCAGAAAAAGAATCCATTAATGGATGAAATTGGGCTTCCCATAATCATGAAACTATACCCAAAAATATCAACCACAATGGACCCAGGAACTTTCCAATTATTCAAAGTTTGGATTGGCTAGCCAACTCATATTTAAGTGTTTTTTAACCCATCCgcgataaaatttaaaactcataTAGAGATATTCAAATTGAAGACATCCGAAATCAAGTATAATGCCTTGGGCATCAAATTATAAGACTGTAAAAGTGGTTAATTTTAAGGGTTTCTAAACTCCTCCAAAAAAAATTGGAaatgaatatttatatatgtatagtGTAGATAAGTGTAATCCAGTATTGGGCAATTTGAATGATTACAGAATCAAATCATAAACAAAATTGGGACCAAAAGTAGGACCCAAGTTCCTTCAAGTAGCAGGTGTAGTGGGCTTAATTAAAAAATCTGCCCACTTCTTCATACAAAAATCACTTCCAACAATGGCCTCCACATTCTATTCTCAACTTGCCTTTTTTCTCTGTTCCTTTCATGTATTATAAGCCATACAACATTACATCTTTTtcacttctcctcctccttaccCACTTGTTTTCATTGTCTGCTACTGTTTCTTCACAGTATAGCTCATCCAGTCCTCTCTCTCTACTATTTTTAAAGCTTGTTTTCTGTATCCACACAAAAATTCATTGATTTATGAAACACATGCTGATATAAAAATAAGATTACAATAGTTTACAAGTCAATATCATATTTGAAATTTGTGGTATCTGTCACCACTGTTAagataagataataatttatttatttattaataaataataaaaaatattattaaaattataattttattaaatatataataaatttttattaaaatatattgttataatatatataaaataaaaataataattttttttataagcaTACCAGTATATTTTGCTactaaaattttactttatggtatttttttttaaaaaattgaattaaaatttaaacttcagAGGTctttacattattattattgaagaGTGTAGGTAGCCTTCTGGAAGTTGGGACAACATAATTGAGATTGTAATGGAGTGTCTAATCCTGTTTAGGTGGTTGAAAAATAATAGAGCTCAATGCCTTAgttgttaaataaataaaaaagaagaagaagaagagaagtacCATAAAAGGTAGAAATAGTTGGGCAAATGTCCCCTACATTGCAACCTCATGTTGGGTATGATATAGACCAATTGTTCACACTTctgttttatatatttatatacacCCATCTTCTCAATtgagaaattataataaataaatatagttctaactttcaaaaataattttaatattattaaaattaaattatttatcttattttttttatctatatttctaggtgaaaaaataaataataattttaaatttagaaaagttAGAGATAATTATTGACCTGAAACCATCTGCACGTCAAATTATTTAAATGGAAAGGGAAATTAAGTAGGGGCAGGGACAGGCAAAAGAAAAACAGAAATTGACTTTGGTGGGTATTTCAAGTTCCCATGGAATTATTCATCAACCAGCTTTCAAACATAAACAAATAATCAACCTTACCTTGTAGTTGAGAGTTGAATATGACAGGAACCCAAACCCTATCACTCGGAAAAACCataattgtgatttttttttcttacaacTTTATTGAGTCATAATTAATGTGATATTTGGGTAGATGATTTGATAAAAGCAAGAGATGTAATTAATATGGGGGAATGGGATGTCCCCTTCCTAGCAAGCCTAATGTTGGGCATGATCTTGGCTTTTGGCCGACATATGGCCGCAACCCATTTAAGAATTGGCAACCCGCACCTTCTCATCTCTGTCATTATGTGCTTTGCTTAGACCATTTTGTCCTTTCATATTAATTGCGTGTTTGGTAATGTCATTTGCATTTTCTGCTCCAAAACATGTACGAGTGGTTCAGCTTCTCTTCTCCAATCTTTAGCCTATTTCTGTGGTTTTAAACTCAAATAATTTGCTACTTAATTTGCCTCATTTTTTTATCCTAATGAAAAATTGAATAGTCTTTTTAAGTTTAAATTCTCAATCGGAACAAAAGAGTAGGGTTTGAAATAGTTATTTGTCTTAATAGGCATCACACATGATGCGGCCATTACTTCATCCATGTCTGAAAATATGGCCAAAGCGTAAGGTTATATCAAGTTTGGAAATATCATGTTCTTGCAGAAAATCTGTCTAAGCGACAAGGACACAACACAATTTGTATGCGTGCgtctaatattaataatattttttatatttataatttatttttacttggtatttaaatttaacaagttcacaatttttaaaaatattttaatattattaaatacaaattaatttattattgttattaatttaattgttaatgGAGCGAGATAATTATTGAACCCAAAAGCTAAACCAATACTAATAATTTGTTATTGGTGGTTATGAGATGTAATTTTCAAcccaatgaaaaataaaaaagaaaggagaTTTCAGCTGTGAATGCTTCCATTTGCCTATGAATAGTCTCTATCGTTTTACATTCTGATTGTCATTTATgcacaacaaaataaaaaacaccCAATTAAAATctcttatatatgtatatttacaCCTAGGATTTTGAGGTTGGTGTTCCGCATTTAAACTAGCTTAGACAACTTATCTATCCACACGTGCATGCACATGCCTCTACTTAATTCTACTCAACTTCCTCTTTGCTATTTTCCATTAGTGAAGGAAATTCcaaagttatttatttatttttttctgaaaaagtGATAGCGAGGTACAATACAAGTACTTGAATTTGATGATGAGTGTGTgttaaaaatgaagaaaaaacaagttatattataaacaaataaaaggtAAAGATGGTATAGGTAAGAAAAAGAGGGGTGTTGGGACAATTATATCACAACAGATATGCAGCTTTGTGTCTGaattaaaatgtatatatatatatatatatttacataaCAACAAACGAGAAAAAACAAACGTTGGTGAATTATTGCAGCCTTAGTTCTGAGAAGCTACCTCGAATATGTAATGCATCTCTAGCTTCGTTCGCACTTCCCACCTTTAACCTCCTTCCTTAACTAAACCATCATAATTTAGTTGCTCTCATCAATAAGCGTTGAGAAGTGGAGGAAAATTGAACTCCAATCACTACATGTTTCATTAACATGCATGTCAGGTCattgaattaatataatatataatatatattcaaCTTTCTGTttggtttgatttattttataataaaaaatttaaataaatttttataaaatttcaatttatcatacaataattttttaaaattaaaaaaattaaatatttttatttcaaataatgaAGGTCTGGCACAGCCCACAGAGGGCAAAATGTGATGTGTCTGAGTTAGCAAAGACATGAACAGATACAGACAGTAAGAGAAAGTAGTAgtagtaattatttaattctatatTAATTTCAACAAATGATtcccaacataaacccataaaaacAGAGACCCAAAAAAGATTTGTggatatgaaattaaattattttattataaatttttaaaatggaaaaaaatagGAATATGAGGTTCATACTTTTGAGGCGTGTGGAATTATCACCTTCCTAACAAAGTATCATTACACGTCACTTTCGAGATTTGTGCCCTTATTCTTTTCCTTGCTTGGTCGCTCCGTAACTGTCGAGAAATATTTgtccaattaataatttttaaaaaaagttatattttgaTTCCTTGGAAGAAGAAAATACATTCATATATTTAGATATTGGtttaatatgatatattttaatataatgttgttaaaattatcaattaatttaaaaaaaatttatatattatggtgtaaatataaattttataaagagaAATTCATGTAGGAGTCTCATTATTGTGGCTTAAAATGGGCAGGTGAGATGCACGTGGTGTGAACTAAAGACAAATATTTATCAGCTTATTTGCCTAACAAAAAGGTGGGTGCCTATTCCAATCTCAGCTAACTAACCAAATCTACACCCGCCAAAGGCTTGTTAGTTTCGCCATATAAATGGGctcgcttttttttttttttttttccaatctattttccatttattatattaaaaataactctaaaaaataaatgggaatgtttttcattttttttaaaattgtagtttatattttctattaaaagttataattaattttacaataaaCCATTTTTAGAGAACTTTTATCATAAAGTATTTTCCTAAATacattattttgtttaaaattaaaggGAAGTCAATGAAATACGTGTCTTTCATTAAAAGTccaatagtaataataataattcatacTTTATGTTTTGCACGTAATTAGAATTAGAATTCAATGATCAGATTTAGTAGAACTTCTCTAAGCAAATTCCTCATTTTATTATAGATTTTTGTACATTAATTATCTGAAAGTGTATTTCTTGATAATCTATGTTTCCAACAAGTAAAATATTGTGAATCAAACAATGGCTTAATCAGAAATTAGTTATAGGGGGCAAAAAACCAATAGAATTGACAGagcaataacataaaaaaatgGTAAAATTAGGAATTAGTCGAAAGAAATAAGAAGGGAAGTCGTTATCAACGACAGATCCAAGGCAAATTGGACCCGAAAATCGCAGTGAAACTGATACAAACCCGTGCTTTGGGTCTGAAGAAGCAGACAATGGAAGGTCCCAAAAGCCAGCAACCCACTACCGTTAGGTCAAAAAAGAAACCAACATTTGCTCCACCCTACCCCTGTAAGGTAGGATTCCCTTTGACCTCTCCAGTTTCACCACCCCCAATAAACCCTCCTTTTTTTCTATGACCATATTGCCCTCCCAATAATACCACTCTGGAAATGTTCTTTTCAAGAAACCAAGTaacatagagagagagagagagagagagagagagagagagagagatggcaAACAAAGCAAGCAAGAGCAAGAAACACCAGCGCATCTTTCTCATGCTTTCTCTGCTTTTCACGTTCTATCTCGTCCTGCACAATGCCTCCCTTTCACTGCAAAAAGCAAAGCAATGACCCCATCTCTATACAACAGGGTTGCCCATTTATATACAACAGTTAAAAAAGTAACAAAAGCACagggagagagggagagagagatgaTGGAGGATCCCTTGGGTCTCCTCTCCTGTAAGATGAttcaaacatttttttttacttttcttttttttcgaaAGTCACAAAAAATATTCACGAAATTCCATAAGCTATCCATCTCTTTTTCTATTAAGCTGTACACTTTCTTATTCCAAGTCCCCTCCCATTTTGAATCTTCTCTCTGGGAAGCATTTCCCCTGTTCCCTATACCTATCTTTCAAATCTTCACAATTCACCCACCCACCCCTTGTTTACCACAAAAAAATATttccaaaaatattatttaaaaaaaagagagagagagaaggaaatCAGAGTTTCCCTCCTCCCCCACCCCCCAAATGTACAACCACCTTCCCCTCCATCACCATGGCTGATCTTCAAAATTCAGCCAGGAACACTGCCGCAAACCCGCTGCCGAGCTCTCCTACCACATTTGCAGTGGCTTCATCTCTCTGAGAAATTGTTTGCTCAATCTATTGCCAGGAACATGTATTTCCCTAACTTTCAAGCAAAAATCACTTTCTAGTAACAGGGCAATTTTCAACTATAAGTTTCATCCCCATTGCTACCTGTCTTCTATAAATATTCTCCCAATGAAGTCCCTGAATCTCTTCGAGTATAGTTTTGGATCCACTGCCGAGATTGAGGTAGGATCGACTTGTAAGGATTTGTAGGCATGCTCTAACTTCTTGCTAATATCATAGTCTTGCAAGATATCAATGATCCCAAAATAAAGGACCACTTCATATATCTCACCACTTCTAGAAGGGGTCAAATGGCTAATCCCACCAGGGGTGTACTGATCAAAGTCACTCCTCCGAGCCATCCGTTCTGCTCTTGCTGGCATGTTCGCTCCTAACCTTATCAGAGGCTTCCTGTAAAATCCACATTTTTTAATTGACCTCAGCATTTACAGCCCATTCATGATTACAACTGAAACTCTAATTTTCAAACAATTAGGTACACTGTCAAAACTGATAGAAATCATGGAACCAATCATTAAAAAATCATGGAACAAGTAGATGAATATAATCATACTTTGCCAGCTACATGTATCATCTAAAAGCAACATTATTTATGCCCTCTGCAGAAATGCCAGCAACTCATATATAAGTATGAGTATGCGCCCCAGAATTCAGATAAATTCAACCAAAAAAAATAGAAGAGAGATAATCAAGACTCAGCTCTTATACAACAAAGCATAGGACCACCATCCAATATGAACCCCACAAATAACTGCTGGACAGACCCCACAAATGCAAACAACAGAAGCCACTTTCAATTATTCTATTTACAATGACAAATTGCATGGAGAAATTATTAGCAACCTTTAATGCCAAAACTAACACTCAACCACACATTTATGCAATTGTCAATTATATGAATATCTCTTTTTCAATAGCTGATTCAGCAGAAGCAAACACTGAACGCCCAAGTTGAGAATCAATTTAAGCTAACAGTGCGCTGCATAAGTAATTAACGAACCAAAACCAGAAGGAAAAAGATGTATACCGGCCAGCTAAAATCCGATCCATGTCTTGGAGCTCTGCCTCAAGGAAGCGGCAGCTACGCATGAACTTTTCATTTTGATAGGAATCGTCAATTCCTGCATAGCATGTACATTTAATCAGCACAACTATTGTTGCAAAAACTTGTGCAAGACATTGGAAAAATGGCAATAAATGATAGAGACGCTTTATTGATTACCAGTGCGCAAAACAAATGGCGACAACCCCATTTTGTCATATGTATTATCATCACGGAAGTGAAGGCCAACTAGAAGACTATAATCCATAATTCTCTCAGCTTCCAAAAATTCACAATCTCTATTAATTTGTCTGCACATTATAAACAGGAATATTATGGAAAATGAAGGAGATAATCAGCTGCAGAAGACGAGAGACAATTGCCAGCAAGTAAAATGAGTTGTCATCTTTGCACTTACTTGATAAGCTCCTGGTACCAATTTCGTTGAAGACGAAACACAAAATTGAGATCAAGGTCCTTGAGAGTTGTGGTTTCATCTATCTCACCCTCAGGCTTATCTGTTGTACGGCCATGGGAAGATCCTTTTAGGTCAAATCTCCTATGTATTCTATACTCAGAGCAGAACAAATTGCCCATCACAATGAAACGGGTCTGAATTTCAAGAACATATGGTCAGAGTTGTCAACAAATCAAACAGAAGCAAACTAAAAATTTCACTACATACCTTCTGGCCCCCAATTGGTTTAACACAATGCACACCAAAGAACTTTGTCACCAGTGAATTTTCATACCGACAAACATGTTGGTAATAACTGGGAAGCATCCTAATTAACACCTAACCACAGATAAACAAAACTTGAGAAAGTGCAGAGAAAGCAAAGAAACAAGCAATTTGTCAATTTCTACTGTGCAATATAACATTGAAATAGTTCTGAGATTAGTTGGGGTGGGCGACATACCTTGACTTCTGATTTCTTTACTGTCTTGATCATAAATCTGTCATCCTGAGTAAGGTAAAAGAAGCTTCCACTCTTGCCCGGAGAAGAAAGCTCCCTAAGGGCATCATTTCCACAGATAGCTAGCATATAATCAGCAGTATCGACTTGGAAATGTTCCCTCAAATGTCTATATCAGCAAAGAATGGAAAGGGAAAGAATAATTTCAGGTTCCCATCATAACAGaaagtgtgtgtatatatatataatcatcttGTCTATGCCAGCAGAACTGATCATCATTCAGATCCGATATACTACCTCAAAACTTGAAGCCATACAAAAACATAGCAGTAAATTGCATAAACCTTAACCAAATAAATATGAAGTATACGCAAACATACCTAAAGACCATCGGACAGTAATCCTTCCACCGAAACTCTACAGATTGATGAGGAGGCGTAATCTTTGATCCTTCAGGCGGAAACCTCGTCCAGAACTTCTCCTTCGGATCAAAATCACTTGGCTTCAGGTCCCTCCGTATTTGAGCATGCTTTCCAACAGAGTACCTAAAACACCATTACAAAAAATCAAAACCGAGCTCCAAAAACGCACACATACTCGAACACAAAACCCGCCAGACAAACCGGAGAAAAACACACAAAAATTAAACCCAGAAACCCATATCAGAAATAAATCATAATTACCGGATACCCAATTGCAGATTAAGCATTAACTCGTAGTTTTTATGCCCTTTAGAAATTGTCTCTCCGGGCTTCTTCACCTCTCCATTAAAACAACAAGGTCCTCTTCTAAACTGCCTAAGTCCATCTCGATCCAACCCCTCTCTATAAATCATAGAAGCCTCAACAGTATCAATAATATCACAAGTAATATCCCCAGCCTCACCGTCACTCTCCCATATACATATCCTCGGAAAATTTATATTACTCCCTCTGGCCCCATCCACCGACGATCTTTTCCTCGTCGCCGTCGCCGGCAAGGCCAAATCGTTCTCGCTCCCTTTCAAGCAATGTTCCTTACCATTCCCAGTATAGAATGTCCCATTCAGTTCCTGAGTCATTATGTCCTTATTAATATTCCAGGTACCGACACAGCAACTCTCATCTGGCCAAGTAAAAATCCCATTTCCCTTTGGTACTCCATTTTCCCATTGCCCATCGTAGCGATTCCCATTTGCCCATATCAAAACCCCTCTTCCTGAAATGACACCGTTTTTCCATTCACCATCATACACATTCCCATTTTTCCACACGTATCTTCCTTTCCCGTCCTGCAGATTCTTCTTCCACGATCCTTCGTAAAAATCCCCATTCGCGTACCGTTTCTGGCCGTACCCGTGTTTCCGATCGGCGCTCCAGGAGCCACGGTAGGTATCACCGTCGGATCCGATGAATGTGCCGAACCCTTCCATCCGACCCGACTTGAATTCGCCCTCAAAGGTAGCACCAGAAGGCCACGAGAACTTTCCCTTCCCCGATGCTTTGCCGCGGCGCCACTCCCCCTCGTACATGCACCCGTCAGTCCAGAGGTACTTCCCCGATCCGTGCGGCGCGTTCCCCGAGAATGACCCGATGTAGAGATCGCCGTTGGGGAGAAGCTTCTCCACAGCAATGGAACCTCCATCGTTGCTGGTGTCAACTCCACCGGCACCGGTGGTGGTGGGCGTGACTCTGCGGGTGGCGGACTGAGATCGAGCACGATTAACGACTATGGGTTGCGGCGGGACTGAAACAACCAGTGGTAGCTGCTTTGAGCTAGCCTTGTCTGCCACTAGAACAAGAACCTTATCTTCCTCTCCTGATTTCTTCTTCTTAGCACTTGAAACGACGTCACTCGGCTCATCAACAACTACTCCCTCACGCATTTTGGCTCATAAAAAATACCCCCCCTTCTCTCTGTTTCTCTCTTCCAATAAATATCTCCCCTCTCTTGTCTCTCCGTTCAGTTCCTATCTCCTCACTACTGCATTTGCTGAGCTCCTAAGTTTTGGGCGTTACAACCAGAAAACGCCGGAGAGAAAGGAAATGGAATTTCCGGTGGATTTGGGTGTTTCTCCCTCTagaattttctttgtttctatatcctttctctctctcttcaaaCTTCACTTTCTTGCTTTCCTCTTTAGTGCTTTGCGTTTGGGGAAATAGGTGGGAATCCTacaaacacaaacaacacaagcAGCATACTGGAGAGAGACGGAGAGAGAGAAGAgcgtaaaaataaatattagtaattattaataaactgaaaaaattttaaaggagAGGGAGATATATATGTAATGAGGCGACTTTTGCCTAGGGAACGTTGCTGCTTACTGTGCAGTAAATACAACACAGCGGATAATTTcccttttattatttatattttttattgtgaCGAATATACCCTCGTCTTTGTCCGTAACAGACCTAACTGGCAAAACTGTATGTAAGGAAACTAGGAGGATCTTCGGCCTCTCCTCCTCCTCTGGTTTTATCGTGACGTGAAGGAAGCGCCTAGGGAGGGTATCGTTACGTAATTTCCTTGTATTTTATTACTTTTGCCCTTCTTTTTCCGTGTAATTACACCAACTgccattcttttattttttttttctgtcctGTGTCCCCTGACGGTTTGACGATTCTGCTTCTTTTAGTAAACCCCTTTTTTAAGTTGTTTATTGTATATTAAAATACTTGTTTAGGACATAATTCGCATATGTTTGGTGACAACCTTTGACGAATCCTCAATATTTTTGGGTGttttaaaccaaaaaaaaataaaaaactgggAATCCAAATTATTTTCTGGTAGGCAAATAATGTCCTACAACTGGAGTTTTGGTAATGGCCTTAAAATTAAGATTACAAACCGAATCTGATCAAGTATATAGTATTTGATGATAAAAGACGCCTTCAATTTAATCAATAGCTGGGATAGTTTAAGGATGAATCAACAACCTAATGCAACAACCATTTGTATAGATAGGCAGGGCTAAATTTCATTCTTTTATTTGAGGTTTGGTTTCTTTAAACAGTATATtgatcaatttaattcaataattaatgaaaaaaaaagtaaaataaatgaaCAGAAATTTACACCTGTTTCCCACTTAACTCAGTTATGGGATTTTTCTTGTTCAATTTGTAGGCATCTATCAATCGTAAGCCTCTCTTGTAAAGTTGCTTTCGCTAATGCCTCCTCTCCACCTTCGTGCTCTTGTTAATCAATGACCCTATTCCTTATCCATCCtctcacctttttttttttttttttcttcttttaattgCATTATAAGACACAATAGac
This is a stretch of genomic DNA from Manihot esculenta cultivar AM560-2 chromosome 2, M.esculenta_v8, whole genome shotgun sequence. It encodes these proteins:
- the LOC110609325 gene encoding phosphatidylinositol 4-phosphate 5-kinase 1, coding for MREGVVVDEPSDVVSSAKKKKSGEEDKVLVLVADKASSKQLPLVVSVPPQPIVVNRARSQSATRRVTPTTTGAGGVDTSNDGGSIAVEKLLPNGDLYIGSFSGNAPHGSGKYLWTDGCMYEGEWRRGKASGKGKFSWPSGATFEGEFKSGRMEGFGTFIGSDGDTYRGSWSADRKHGYGQKRYANGDFYEGSWKKNLQDGKGRYVWKNGNVYDGEWKNGVISGRGVLIWANGNRYDGQWENGVPKGNGIFTWPDESCCVGTWNINKDIMTQELNGTFYTGNGKEHCLKGSENDLALPATATRKRSSVDGARGSNINFPRICIWESDGEAGDITCDIIDTVEASMIYREGLDRDGLRQFRRGPCCFNGEVKKPGETISKGHKNYELMLNLQLGIRYSVGKHAQIRRDLKPSDFDPKEKFWTRFPPEGSKITPPHQSVEFRWKDYCPMVFRHLREHFQVDTADYMLAICGNDALRELSSPGKSGSFFYLTQDDRFMIKTVKKSEVKVLIRMLPSYYQHVCRYENSLVTKFFGVHCVKPIGGQKTRFIVMGNLFCSEYRIHRRFDLKGSSHGRTTDKPEGEIDETTTLKDLDLNFVFRLQRNWYQELIKQINRDCEFLEAERIMDYSLLVGLHFRDDNTYDKMGLSPFVLRTGIDDSYQNEKFMRSCRFLEAELQDMDRILAGRKPLIRLGANMPARAERMARRSDFDQYTPGGISHLTPSRSGEIYEVVLYFGIIDILQDYDISKKLEHAYKSLQVDPTSISAVDPKLYSKRFRDFIGRIFIEDR